A single window of Halobacillus naozhouensis DNA harbors:
- a CDS encoding M3 family oligoendopeptidase: MENTKYAESWDLDVFFPGGSKSTQLNERLDYLEKEVSDFMKKVDTFRTPEDIGDVIDVASVIDTANKVRMELSDASSFITCLIAQDTKDKKAAVLKEKVSTIKAHFFSSMQKVQKVLAKTDDAVWQCLLNTDELKRFKFILNEWRENVDMQLSDKEESSISSLMVDGYHGWGQFYNSLVSSISVPVHIDGEKSELTVAQAINLRSHPNEEVRKEAHKALEDIWEEKEELFALILNHIAGFRLQTYKRKGIEYVIEKPLIDNRMKEETLNAMWTTVRKYKQPFADYLNQKAKMFGDQDMQSHNFWATMTNSNRYISYDDAVNFILENLSQFGTELESFAHHAFDKGWVDTEDRPNKSNVAFCAGFPHSGESRICMTYGGRITNVLTLAHELGHAFHNHAMKSVHAMNKYYPMSMAETASTFFELVVLDAAIENAKTNKEKVFLLDEKLKRSVLNFMNIHSRFLFEQNFYENRKKGFVSSTRLNELMQEAIDDAYEGSLDHVSIHSWVWTPHFYITHSPFYNFPYTFGYLFSLSIYAKAKENGRDFEENYLNILHDSGSMSTEDLVMKHLGEDIMQEGFWEKGMKLCMKDAQEFITLTSN; encoded by the coding sequence TTGGAAAACACAAAGTATGCAGAGTCATGGGACTTAGATGTATTTTTCCCTGGAGGCAGCAAATCGACACAACTGAATGAGCGATTAGATTACTTAGAAAAAGAAGTTAGTGATTTTATGAAAAAGGTAGATACCTTTCGCACACCAGAAGATATAGGAGACGTAATTGATGTGGCAAGTGTCATTGACACCGCCAATAAAGTGCGTATGGAGCTTTCCGATGCTAGTTCATTCATAACATGTTTGATCGCACAAGACACTAAGGACAAAAAAGCAGCAGTTCTTAAGGAAAAAGTATCTACTATTAAAGCACATTTTTTTTCTTCTATGCAAAAAGTACAAAAGGTCCTTGCAAAAACAGATGACGCTGTTTGGCAATGTCTGTTAAATACAGATGAACTAAAGCGTTTTAAATTTATCTTAAACGAATGGCGCGAAAATGTAGACATGCAGCTCTCTGATAAAGAAGAAAGCAGCATTTCTTCTTTGATGGTTGATGGTTACCATGGTTGGGGGCAATTTTATAATTCGCTTGTAAGTAGTATAAGTGTTCCTGTCCATATCGATGGAGAAAAGAGTGAATTAACAGTTGCTCAAGCGATAAATCTCCGTTCACATCCCAATGAAGAGGTTCGTAAAGAGGCGCACAAGGCTTTAGAAGATATATGGGAAGAAAAAGAAGAATTATTTGCACTGATTCTTAATCATATTGCAGGTTTCCGATTACAAACGTACAAACGTAAAGGAATAGAGTATGTTATTGAAAAACCTCTTATTGACAATCGTATGAAAGAGGAAACGCTGAATGCTATGTGGACAACGGTCCGTAAGTATAAACAACCTTTTGCTGATTATCTAAACCAAAAGGCAAAAATGTTTGGCGATCAAGATATGCAATCGCATAACTTTTGGGCCACCATGACAAATAGTAATCGATATATTAGTTACGACGATGCTGTTAATTTTATTTTAGAGAACCTTAGTCAATTTGGAACGGAATTAGAAAGTTTTGCGCACCATGCATTTGATAAGGGGTGGGTAGACACAGAGGATCGCCCGAACAAATCAAATGTGGCGTTTTGTGCAGGGTTTCCGCATTCGGGTGAATCAAGAATTTGCATGACATATGGCGGTAGAATTACAAATGTATTAACTTTAGCACATGAATTAGGTCATGCATTTCATAACCATGCTATGAAGTCTGTACATGCAATGAATAAATATTATCCAATGAGTATGGCTGAAACAGCTTCAACATTTTTTGAATTGGTCGTGCTAGATGCAGCAATTGAAAATGCGAAAACTAACAAAGAAAAAGTGTTCTTACTTGATGAAAAGTTAAAGCGTAGTGTGTTGAACTTCATGAATATTCATTCTAGGTTTTTGTTTGAACAGAATTTCTACGAAAATCGAAAAAAGGGTTTTGTTTCCTCAACACGTTTAAATGAACTCATGCAAGAGGCAATAGACGATGCGTATGAAGGTTCTCTTGATCATGTCTCTATCCATTCGTGGGTCTGGACACCTCATTTTTATATTACCCATTCCCCATTCTATAACTTTCCCTATACATTCGGGTACTTATTTTCTCTAAGTATTTACGCAAAGGCAAAAGAAAATGGGAGAGATTTTGAAGAAAATTACTTAAATATACTTCATGATTCAGGAAGTATGTCTACAGAAGATTTAGTGATGAAGCATTTAGGAGAAGATATCATGCAAGAGGGCTTTTGGGAAAAGGGCATGAAATTATGCATGAAAGATGCTCAAGAGTTTATTACCTTAACATCTAATTAA